CAGGGCGGGGTTGAGGATCCCCTCGCGAGCCAGCGCCGACTGCCATTGGAACATGTCCGCCACGCCCGCGTCGCTCATGGCCAATAGCCCTTCGGAGGAGGCGCCGGTAAGGAAGCATGCGTCCATCAGGGCCTCGGGAGTGGAAGGCGAACCCAGCGGCCCCAATGCCATGCGCCCCCGCTTTTGGCCCTGCACTTCCTTGGAGTTCCAATACCATCCCGCCACGAACAGATCGAACCAGTCCCATTGCGAGGGATCTTTCTCGAGGGTATAGCCGCGCGGAAGACCTCGGCCGTTGTAGCGCGCCAAAGCGCGGTTGATGTCGTCCCGGCGGATATCCCAATACTGGGCCGCTTCCGCCACCTTGGATTTCAGGTAGACCAGGACGGGGGTTTCGACGTAGCGCGGTAGGAAGTAGGTACGGCCGTCGACCGTTCCCAGGTCCGTGAGGAAGAATTCTTTGCGCGCCTCCGCCAGATCCTTGGGGCCGGCGATGGCGTCGAGGGGCGCGATGAGATTGCGTCCCACCAGGGCCCGCGTCATTGCCAAGGGCGAGGCGACCAGATCGATGGTGTCGCCCGCGGCGAGCAGCTCCGGCAGCTTGGCCGCATCCGGCGCCGGCGCGAGCTCGATGATGCACTTGTGTTTCTTCTCGAAAGCCTTGAGGATGCGCGTCTCGTACAACGCCTCCTGCCCGGGGCGCATGTCCATGGCCACCTTGATGCGTACGGGGGCGGCGCAGCCGGCCAGGAACGCCGCCAGCAATAACGCGAGCCGAGCCGCGGGAATACGACCTGTCCTGCGATTGCGCATGCCGGATCCATTGTAGCGTACGGCATAGCCGTCCCGCCGGACCCGTCGTGGCCGCGCCGTTACAGCATGGCGAGCGGATCCATGTCCGCGCGCAGCTTGGTCTTCTGGGGATGTTTGGGTTGGTAACGTTCCAAGGCCTGATGGAATGCCCATTGCATCTGGTTGGGGGCCTTGCCTTTGGCCACCAGATGCGCCCGGTAATGATCCTTCAACTTCTTCAGCGCGGCGAAGGCGGGGCCCAGCACCTGGATTTCGGCTTGTTCCGCGAAAGGCCGGAATGCCGCCGCGAAGGCGCGCATATGCTCGTCCACCAGGGCCTCATCGGTCCCGGAGATCTCGACCAGGAGCAGGCGGCGGAAGGGCGGATAGTCCAGCTCGCGCCTCCTTTCGATCTCGGCGGCGTAGAAGGCGGCGTAGTTCTCGTCCAGCGCGAAGGCGAGGAGCGGATTATCGGGACGATAGGTTTGCAGGAAGACTTCGCCTTCGCCGTGCCGGCCCGCGCGTCCCGCCACCTGGGTGATGAGCTGGAAGGCGCGTTCCTGCGCGCGGAAATCCGAGAGCCCGAGGCCTGCGTCCGCGTCCAGCACGCCCACCACGTTCACCTTGGGGAAGTCGTGGCCTTTGGCCACCATCTGGGTCCCGATCAAAAGCTTCTGCTCGCCCCGCCGGAAGTCTTCCAGGATGCGCTCCGCCCCGCCGATGGCGGAAGTGGTATCGCGATCGAGCCGCGCGATCCCGGCCCCCGGGAAGATGCCGTCCAGCCATTCCTCGATCTTCTCGATGCCGCGGCCCACGTCCAGCCAATCCTTGCCGCCGCAAGCCAGGCATGGCGCGGAGGCCGGCATCTGGTAACCGCAGTAATGGCAGATGAGCGCGGCGCGGCCCTTATGGTAAACCAGGGGAGTGATGCAATGCGGGCATTCCCGCGGGCGGCCGCAATCGCGGCACAGGCGCCGATTGGCGTAGCCGCGGCGGTTGAGGAAGAGGATGGCTTGACCGCCGGTTCCGATCGCCGTTTGCACCGCCTCGCGCAGCGGGATGGACAGGGGCTGCCCGCCTTGCAGATCGTGCTGCTCGCGCATGTCCACGATGCGCACCTTGGGCTTGGAGGAGCCGGTGGCGCGCGCGTGCATTTCCAGGAGCCGGTACTTGCCCGCTTGGGCGGCATGGTACGATTCCAAGGCCGGCGTAGCGCTTCCCAGAACCACCGGACAGCCTTCGCGGCGGCCCCGCCACAGGGCCAGGTCGCGCGCGTTGTAGCGGGGCGACGCGTCCGATTGCTTGTAGCTGCCGTCGTGCTCTTCGTCCACCACGATCAGCCCTAGGTTATCGATGGGGCAGAGGACGGCGGAGCGCGCGCCTACGATCACGTCGGCCTCGTGCGCGAAGACGGCGCGCCACAACTCGCGGCGTTCGGCGGCGGAGAGATTGCTATGCAAAGCCAAAACCGGCCGGCCCAGGAAGGCGCGAAAGCGCGCCAGGGCCTGCGGGGTGAGCGCGATTTCGGGCAAGAGGACCAGCACGCGACGGCCGAGGGCCAGCGCTTGGCGGGCGAGATGGAGATAGACGAAGGTCTTCCCCGATCCGGTGATGCCGTGCAATAGGAAAGCCTTGAAGCTCGGAGGCGAAAGGGCTTCCCCGATGGCGGCAAGGGCGGAGGCTTGCTCCGGCGTGGGATGGAACCGCAGGGCCGCGGCCGGCGCGCTATGATCACCCATGTCGACGGACGCCGCCTCCGGGGCCTGCACGGGTACCGTCGCAGGGCCGGATTCCGCTGGCCCTTCCAAGCGGTCGACTTCCGCCACCGTCGCCACGGCCTGCTTCCTGCGCGAGCGCTTAGGAGCCTTTGGCAAGCGGACCTTGGCCGGCTTAAAAACCTGGTCCAAGGCCGCCTTGGGCAGGCACGTGGCGAAGACTTGCGGAAGGGGCGTGAAGTAGTAGGCCGAGAGCCAGGCCAAGAGTTCCAGCCAGGCGGCGGGCACCCGGGCCCCGCCGGGGGCCGCGGCTTGGATGGGTTTGGTCCGGAACGCGAGTTCGGGACGGCCGATTTCCAGCACTACGCCGGGAACGGTCTTCGACATGAGGGGGACCTGGACGATGGATCCCGGGGCCAGTTCCGAGGCGGCATCCCCCAAATCGTACCAAAAGGGTTCCGCCATCCCTCCGGCCAGTAATACTTGGGCTCTTAGGGGATTTTCCAAATGGATTTAGTTTCCCACCGTCCCCTATAATATAGTCGCAACCGGATACCCTGATGAGGAACCGCCCGGCGGACTCCGCCCTGAGGGGTCCGCCGCGCCGAACGGGAAGGGACATGCTGAGCCAAGAACCCGCCAATTCCGCGGCGCCCGCGATACCCGCGGCCCCTTCCGTGGCCGCTTCCGGGGTTACTTCCGTGTTACCCCAGGATCCGGATGGCGGGGGCCCGGTCCAAGTCCTCATCCGCGTTTCCGAGGACAAGCTCAAAGCCTACATGGCCTTGAAGCCGCCTGTGAGGAACCCGCCGGCCCCCATCGAGGCAGATTTCCTCCTCCGGCGTTGGCGGGAAGCGCAGCTCGATCCCGAAGCCTTCCCGGAATCGGTCGCCGAAGCGCTCGCCAACGAGTGGAACCAGTCCAAAGCCGAAATGCCGGAGCGCCTGGTGGCCGAGGCCGCCCATCCTCCCGTTCCCGGAGCGGACGCCCGTATCGAGTACATCGTCGATCCCACCCTGACCTTCAGGCCTACGGAAGAAGGCGGCAGCGTGGACTTCCGCAACTTGAACCTGGTGAAGCCTGTCAAGCAAGGACAGCCATTGGCCCGCAAGGCGCCCGCCACCCTGGCCGTCCATGGCATCGATCTGTTCGGCCAGCCGGCCATCGCTCCCGACGGAACGGACATGGAGATCCCCTTGGGCCTCAACACCGGGATCTCCCCCTCCGATCCCGCCACCGTGATCGCCTCGGTCGCCGGCTTCCTGCAATTGAAGGACGGGAAACTCCAGGTCAACGAATGCTTCGTGGTCGACGGCAGCGTCGACTTCTCGACGGGCAACATTTCCTACGATCAATCCGCGGTTATCCGCGGCGATATCGCCGACGGTTTCGCCGTCAGCGTGGGCGGGGCGCTCGAAGTGGGCGGCAGCGTGGGG
This region of Fibrobacterota bacterium genomic DNA includes:
- a CDS encoding extracellular solute-binding protein; this encodes MRNRRTGRIPAARLALLLAAFLAGCAAPVRIKVAMDMRPGQEALYETRILKAFEKKHKCIIELAPAPDAAKLPELLAAGDTIDLVASPLAMTRALVGRNLIAPLDAIAGPKDLAEARKEFFLTDLGTVDGRTYFLPRYVETPVLVYLKSKVAEAAQYWDIRRDDINRALARYNGRGLPRGYTLEKDPSQWDWFDLFVAGWYWNSKEVQGQKRGRMALGPLGSPSTPEALMDACFLTGASSEGLLAMSDAGVADMFQWQSALAREGILNPALIKERWSDEQVRDGFRSGELYISAVPQGEAFQIHGTGSADLPGYLANPEDMGVAVMPKGNSLLLDANGDPLREGRRNVATRSYWWGVTQEARSPKLAYELARFLSNTENQVLESSAFGMVPVRQDLLGELGLMFGGGWTAEVFQTASQQLVENRLTTAPLVPEFPEVARNYQEAYADICLPGPGQKTRYEDVRKALEDRWVPRQRQILGAKYPVKALSSR
- the priA gene encoding primosomal protein N', which produces MAEPFWYDLGDAASELAPGSIVQVPLMSKTVPGVVLEIGRPELAFRTKPIQAAAPGGARVPAAWLELLAWLSAYYFTPLPQVFATCLPKAALDQVFKPAKVRLPKAPKRSRRKQAVATVAEVDRLEGPAESGPATVPVQAPEAASVDMGDHSAPAAALRFHPTPEQASALAAIGEALSPPSFKAFLLHGITGSGKTFVYLHLARQALALGRRVLVLLPEIALTPQALARFRAFLGRPVLALHSNLSAAERRELWRAVFAHEADVIVGARSAVLCPIDNLGLIVVDEEHDGSYKQSDASPRYNARDLALWRGRREGCPVVLGSATPALESYHAAQAGKYRLLEMHARATGSSKPKVRIVDMREQHDLQGGQPLSIPLREAVQTAIGTGGQAILFLNRRGYANRRLCRDCGRPRECPHCITPLVYHKGRAALICHYCGYQMPASAPCLACGGKDWLDVGRGIEKIEEWLDGIFPGAGIARLDRDTTSAIGGAERILEDFRRGEQKLLIGTQMVAKGHDFPKVNVVGVLDADAGLGLSDFRAQERAFQLITQVAGRAGRHGEGEVFLQTYRPDNPLLAFALDENYAAFYAAEIERRRELDYPPFRRLLLVEISGTDEALVDEHMRAFAAAFRPFAEQAEIQVLGPAFAALKKLKDHYRAHLVAKGKAPNQMQWAFHQALERYQPKHPQKTKLRADMDPLAML
- a CDS encoding DUF342 domain-containing protein, yielding MLSQEPANSAAPAIPAAPSVAASGVTSVLPQDPDGGGPVQVLIRVSEDKLKAYMALKPPVRNPPAPIEADFLLRRWREAQLDPEAFPESVAEALANEWNQSKAEMPERLVAEAAHPPVPGADARIEYIVDPTLTFRPTEEGGSVDFRNLNLVKPVKQGQPLARKAPATLAVHGIDLFGQPAIAPDGTDMEIPLGLNTGISPSDPATVIASVAGFLQLKDGKLQVNECFVVDGSVDFSTGNISYDQSAVIRGDIADGFAVSVGGALEVGGSVGEAKLVVGGDVLVKKGFVGSGHGLIAAKGNVTLGFASNQIIRSHGSITLEKESFNCQLGSRKSISIYGTLVGGLAIAFTEIQCRVAGNEMGSKTELEAGLDYVLYENKALLDEKLKELTAHLAKVTQKLTRIREGYRTRKRFTSAEAKLMLELRDMQEKIQARLPELEKRRQGILEQIRLGYGRDGICVKVDKKVNPGVVIKVGPEVFRVQEEMAGPKIFLFKEGRIKVL